The Chrysoperla carnea chromosome X, inChrCarn1.1, whole genome shotgun sequence genome includes a region encoding these proteins:
- the LOC123302623 gene encoding microprocessor complex subunit DGCR8, with protein MDTNESESEIQIMDTSAESNQDQDTSIEQTDSDLKRTVNGDAKTNETGPTSNGAIKKCPMAMGNNHSEWNALDHYSVSSKDGSIISDSDGDNYGGMDDLSDVSVEEIDAMLEEGLPDEFKKRKLKKIRSTDDVTTTGDANNKTNDSQSYEEKEKIVIIEKGHNHFDVLPEGWLQVTHNSGMPLYLHKTSRVCTLSKPYFLGSGSARKHKIPLSAVPCLNYKRAMEKEEEMRQQKEQEEANAAQNPSANATNELWLPNARIETVQENLQVQSLDAEEFREYCKKIFKFKTIKVMRFKSWPARRKFTKSRHERQLNRPTLPDGTKLITFPIQNADNDHPSNSKKEWIMNPNGKSYVCILHEYVQHALKKQPSYEFKELENAAMPYSATVSINDMKYGVGYGTSKKQAKSDAAKATLEILIPQMRSKITAESEEGASTAGRVTDHDLSFFDDIKIEDPRVAEFCAKTTEPSPHAILLICLQRNFGLTDLRIEYHGNTLKHQKNEFTMTVGKHKATVICKNKRDGKQRASQAILQALHPHITSWGSLLRLYGNRSVKSFREKKQEEQEITQLQSKAAVNSPNYAILDKLRIEMTKLKDKKELQKNKGGTSAGTSALGRFIPDSDDGSSSNHMTTSLLNNVDL; from the exons atggATACTAATGAATCAGAATCGGAAATTCAGATAATGGATACATCGGCCGAATCAAATCAGGATCAAGATACAAGTATTGAACAAACGGATTCGGATCTTAAAAG aactgTAAATGGTGATGCTAAAACAAATGAAACGGGTCCCACATCTAATGGTGCTATCAAAAAGTGTCCGATGGCTATGGGAAACAATCATAGCGAATGGAACGCTTTAGATCATTATAGTGTTTCCTCAAAAGATGGTTCCATTATTTCGGATAGTGACGGTGATAATTATGGTGGAATGGATGATCTATCGGACGTATCAGTCGAGGAAATAGATGCAATGCTCGAAGAAGGTTTGCCAGATGAGTTTAAGAAACGTAAACTAAAAAAGATACGTTCAACGGATGATGTGACTACTACGGGAGACGCAAATAACAAGACCAACGATTCACAATCGTACGAGGAAAAGGAGAAAATCGTAATTATTGAAAAGGGTCACAATCATTTCGATGTATTGCCAGAAGGTTGGCTTCAAGTCACCCATAATAGTGGCATGCcactttatttacataaaaccaGTCGAGTGTGCACTTTATCGAAACCGTATTTCTTGGGTTCGGGTTCAGCTCGTAAGCATAAAATACCGTTAAGTGCGGTACCATGTTTGAATTACAAGCGTGCAATGGAAAAAGAGGAGGAAATGCGTCAACAAAAAGAACAAGAAGAGGCGAACGCAGCTCAAAATCCAAGTGCAAACGCGACAAATGAATTATGGTTACCGAATGCCCGCATTGAAACTGTCCAAGAGAACTTACAAGTGCAGTCATTAGACGCAGAAGAATTCCGTGaatattgtaagaaaatatttaagtttaaaacaattaaagtaATGCGATTTAAATCGTGGCCAGCTAGAcgtaaatttacaaaaagtcGTCATGAACGTCAATTAAATCGTCCCACTTTACCCGATGGTACAAAGCTCATAACATTCCCCATTCAAAATGCTGACAACGATCATCCAAGTAACTCCAAAAAAGAGTGGATCATGAACCCGAATGGCAAGAGTTACGTTTGTATTTTACATGAATATGTACAGCATGCTTTGAAGAAACAGCCGAGCTATGAATTCAAAGAGCTTGAAAATGCTGCTATGCCATATTCAGCAACTGTTTCAATTAATGACATGAAATATGGCGTTGGCTATGGGACTAGTAAAAAACAAGCGAAATCTGATGCAGCTAAAGCTACTCTTGAAATTCTTATACCACAAATGCGCTCAAAAATTACTGCTGAAAGTGAAGAGGGCGCTTCGACTGCTGGAAGAGTTACGGATCATGATTTATCG tTCTTTGACGACATTAAAATCGAAGATCCAAGAGTAGCAGAATTTTGTGCAAAAACTACGGAACCATCTCCGCATGCCATACTTCTAATATGTTTACAACGTAATTTTGGCTTGACCGATTTACGCATTGAATATCATGGGAACACGCTCAAACATCAAAAGAACGAGTTTACAATGACGGTGGGCAAACATAAAGCAACAGTCATCTGTAAAAATAAGCGTGATGGTAAGCAACGCGCTTCGCAAGCGATCCTACAAGCCTTGCATCCACACATCACATCGTGGGGCTCCTTGTTACGTTTGTATGGTAATCGATCTGTTAAATCATTCCGTGAGAAGAAACAAGAGGAACAAGAAATTACTCAATTACAGAGTAAGGCTGCTGTGAATTCACCGAATTAtgcaattttagataaattacgGATTGAAATGACCAAATTGAAGGATAAGAAAGAGTTACAGAAAAATAAAGGAGGTACAAGTGCAGGTACGAGTGCTTTGGGTCGATTTATTCCCGATTCAGATGATGGATCATCTAGTAATCACATGACTACTTCGTTGCTCAATAACGTAGACTTATAA
- the LOC123302627 gene encoding GTP-binding protein 2, whose product MDAFLNLFDPAGNDSAAAGNSDWTNNNDVANRSSNIRHHRNFSGKSRGSFSSLPPEPQAGNIEYKLKLVNPTKHRFEHLVTQMKWRLREGQGEAIYEMGVEDNGALAGLSQSEMNASLETLEKMALQLGATIGVLRKRILLNGRVVAEVLVRKIPENQNNIDVRVAVMGGADAGKSTLLGVLTQGQLDNGRGRARLNMFRHLHEVQSGRTSSISHEILGFDSEGQVINYSYSELMTAEEICEASTKLITFLDLAGHRKYIRTTVLGLTGYSPHHVMLVVSGSAGILSTTQEHLALAKALDVPLFIVVSKIDIASPKYVLKNVEHALKSVGYRRVPMLIKNDDDVITAGANQLTGNIVPIFCVSSVNGDGLELLKKFLHVLPPGISLKERDKLEQKAADFQIDETFRVSGVGQVVGGLLVSGFITEGSEMRIGPMKDGTFMPVKVHSVHRNKAPCQMVRAGQSASICLDRLVPGLRHGMVLLGGTRTPTSTYFFQAMVSVLYHSTAIFPGFQTTVHIGNIRQTAVIEGIFAANGIHTNEQASVLFRFVRQPEYVTVGMRLLFREGLTKGIGKVTQIFPIKLNSRVNAGGSPSG is encoded by the exons ATGGACGcgtttttaaatctttttgatCCTGCGGGAAATGATTCAGCTGCAGCAGGGAATAGTGATTGGACTAATAATAATGATGTTGCCAATCGATCATCAAATATTAGAcatcatcgaaatttttctgGTAAATCAAGGGGATCTTTTAGTAGTCTACCGCCAGAACCTCAGGCGGGAAATATtgagtataaattaaaattggttaatcCAACGAAACATCGATTCGAGCATTTAGTTACGCAG ATGAAATGGCGTCTCCGAGAAGGACAAGGAGAAGCAATTTATGAAATGGGTGTGGAAGATAATGGAGCATTAGCTGGATTATCTCAAAGTGAAATGAACGCAAGTTTGGAAACATTGGAGAAGATGGCATTACAATTGGGGGCGACAATTGGGGTATTACGTAAACGTATCTTGTTGAATGGTCGTGTTGTAGCTGAAGTATTAGTTCGAAAAATACCAGAGAATCAGAATAACATTGATGTACGTGTAGCTGTGATGGGAGGCGCTGATGCTGGTAAATCTACTCTGTTGGGTGTGTTGACACAAGGACAATTGGATAATGGTCGTGGTCGTGCCCGATTGAATATGTTTCGACATTTACATGAAGTACAATCTGGTCGTACTTCGTCTATTTCGCACGAGATACTTGGCTTCGATTCTGAG GGTCAAGTAATCAATTACAGTTATTCGGAGTTAATGACTGCTGAAGAGATTTGTGAGGCTTCAACAAAATTGATTACATTTTTGGATTTGGCTGGACATCGAAAGTATATTCGTACCACAGTTTTGGGTTTAACTGGATATTCGCCCCATCACGTTATGCTTGTG GTTTCTGGCAGTGCTGGAATTTTGTCAACAACACAGGAACATCTTGCCCTAGCCAAAGCATTAGATGTACCATTGTTTATAGTGGTATCCAAGATAGATATTGCATCACCAAAGTATGTCCTAAAAAATGTTGAGCACGCGCTTAAATCTGTAGGCTATCGACGAGTCCCTATGCTTATCAAAAATGATGACGATGTTATCACAGCTGGTGCAAATCAATTGACCGGGAACATCGTGCCAATATTTTGTGTGTCAAGTGTCAACGGTGATGGGTTGGAATTACTGAAAAAGTTCTTGCATGTTCTACCGCCCGGTATTAGTCTAAAAGAGCGCGATAAACTCGAACAAAAAGCGGCTGATTTTCAAATCGATGAAACATTTCGTGTGTCGGGAGTTGGTCAAGTAGTCGGCGGCTTATTGGTTAGTGGATTTATAACTGAAGGTTCCGAAATGCGTATCGGTCCAATGAAAGATGGTACTTTCATGCCTGTTAAAGTGCATTCAGTCCATCGAAACAAAGCACCATGCCAGATGGTTCGCGCCGGACAAAGTGCGTCCATATGCTTAGATCGTCTGGTTCCAGGTCTACGGCATGGGATGGTGTTATTGGGTGGAACACGAACACCAACCAGCACCTATTTTTTCCAAGCTATGGTCTCAGTACTTTATCATTCAACAGCCATATTTCCTGGATTCCAGACCACTGTCCATATTGGAAACATACGTCAGACGGCCGTTATTGAGGGTATTTTTGCAGCAAATGGCATCCATACCAACGAACAAGCTTCGGTATTGTTTCGATTTGTACGCCAACCAGAGTACGTCACTGTTGGCATGCGTCTGTTATTCCGAGAAGGTTTAACCAAGGGTATTGGTAAAGTCACACAAATATTTCCGATTAAACTAAATTCACGGGTAAATGCTGGAGGATCACCTTCAGGATGA
- the LOC123303078 gene encoding uncharacterized protein LOC123303078, producing the protein MWKKLIFIVVICSQAFASVDQAFTENEIVSDVIDVPPYQLVEVKYPSGGVVKLGNYLTPTQVLQKPSVKFTGDPSKYYLLCMTDPDAPSRAEPTMREFEHWLVGNIPGDKVCYGETIADYIPSAPPENTGYHRYIFLIYEQPGYIQFDEPRLTNTSTSGRPKFSIRNLAKKYGVGDPIFGNFYQAQYDESVPSIYAMLDNYSMVISMIITMWKKLVFIVVIFSQAFASVDQAFTKNEIVPDVVDVPPYQLLEVKYPSGVEVNLGNNLNPTQVLQKPQVKFNGDPSKYYLLAMVDPDAPSRAEPKLREIEHWVVGNIPGDKVCRGETIAVYIPPTPPMGTGYHRYVFLIYEQPGHIEFDEARLTNISSLGRTNFSIRNLANKYGLGEPIFGNFFQSQFIQLQDVLEILV; encoded by the exons ATGTGGAAAAAgctaatttttattgttgtgaTTTGTAGCCAGGCCTTTGCAAGTGTGGATCAGGCATTTAcggaaaatgaaattgtttcGGATGTTATTGACGTGCCTCCTTATCAATTGGTTGag gtAAAATATCCAAGTGGCGGTGTGGTAAAACTAGGAAATTACCTAACTCCAACACAAGTATTACAAAAACCATCTGTAAAATTTACGGGCGATCCTAGCAAGTACTATTTACTATGTATGACAGATCCAGATGCGCCAAGTCGTGCTGAACCAACAATGCGTGAATTTGAACATTGGCTAGTTGGAAATATACCTGGTGACAAAGTATGCTATGGCGAAACTATAGCCGATTACATCCCATCAGCGCCACCGGAAAATACTGGCTATCatcgatatatatttttaatttacgaaCAACCTGGTTATATCCAATTCGATGAACCACGTTTGACAAACACATCAACATCCGGTCGTCCAAAATTTTCGATACGTAATCTTGCCAAAAAATATGGCGTTGGTGATCCAATTTTTGGTAACTTCTATCAAGCCCAATACGATGAATCGGTTCCATCAATTTATGCTATGTTGGATAATT attcaatggTCATTTCTATGATAATTACCATgtggaaaaaattagtttttattgttgTGATTTTTAGCCAGGCATTTGCAAGTGTGGATCAGGCATTtacgaaaaatgaaattgttccGGATGTTGTTGACGTACCTCCTTATCAATTGCTTGAg gtaAAATATCCAAGTGGAGTTGAGGTAAATCTAGGAAATAATCTAAACCCAACACAAGTATTACAAAAACCGCAAGTCAAATTTAATGGAGACCCAAGCAAATACTATTTACTGGCCATGGTCGATCCAGATGCGCCAAGTCGTGCCGAGCCAAAATTGCGTGAAATTGAGCATTGGGTAGTTGGAAATATACCTGGGGATAAAGTATGCCGTGGGGAAACCATCGCCGTATACATTCCACCTACTCCACCAATGGGTACCGGTTATCAtcgatatgtatttttaatttacgaaCAACCGGGGCACATCGAATTTGATGAGGCACgtttaacaaatatttcatctttaggacgtacaaatttttcgattcgTAATCTGGCCAATAAATACGGtttgggtgaaccgatttttggTAACTTCTTCCAATCTCAATTCATTCAACTTCAAGACGTTTTGGAAATACTTGTTTGA